A single region of the Eremothecium gossypii ATCC 10895 chromosome V, complete sequence genome encodes:
- a CDS encoding AEL203Wp (Syntenic homolog of Saccharomyces cerevisiae YNL295W): MLKALIPVRTIPYAWATSSPSRVASRSKSFKAGGCGIVRGGRRSKQKDKGKKGKGMQAELDKLQSSGQFMWTLSHGVVRNFVRRRPAANSIIYMVDKPRSPVTTQLINIPAHPHMSTQLDMKGPLPEACDDIPSFWGAAMFPIRGEPTDGREASCEKSGSRKVRNSEPSRAIKSPICGGNELASALLEIGGSLEGGYGCHDHGGWTSAQERVTGTATRSAAAHEGSRDHLLQLIPTLQVDQNMFEIEMDNLTISLCKKVYDATGIPWKHHLCSERLPLFIYSTQSPRTRLDFQRFLRRSIKAHVQPLLNVLSEKRSLSAIQLDAAAAQEIDILVDYLSWQIPSIRPIRCKAACLVHEGPVAGFSRVFWLQPGLRDWISRKRRRTGWHIAYSRRTKSNDSRQLSLATFESAFYASTPLV, from the coding sequence ATGCTGAAGGCGCTTATTCCAGTCCGAACGATCCCGTATGCATGGGCTACCAGCTCTCCCTCTAGGGTAGCCTCCAGATCTAAGTCCTTTAAGGCGGGCGGCTGTGGGATCGTGAGGGGGGGGCGGCGGAGTAAGCAGAAGGACAAGGGTAAAAAGGGTAAGGGCATGCAAGCAGAGCTGGATAAGCTACAGAGTTCTGGCCAGTTTATGTGGACTCTGAGTCACGGAGTAGTCCGAAATTTTGTGCGCAGGCGACCAGCCGCGAATTCAATTATCTATATGGTGGACAAGCCCAGATCACCTGTCACTACACAATTAATAAACATTCCAGCCCACCCCCACATGTCAACCCAGCTGGATATGAAGGGCCCACTTCCAGAGGCCTGTGATGATATTCCAAGCTTTTGGGGGGCAGCCATGTTCCCAATTCGCGGTGAACCGACCGATGGTAGGGAGGCAAGCTGCGAAAAGTCAGGTTCTAGAAAGGTGCGCAACTCCGAGCCGAGCCGTGCGATCAAATCGCCGATCTGCGGTGGGAACGAATTGGCATCGGCACTCCTGGAGATTGGGGGGAGTCTGGAGGGCGGGTATGGGTGCCACGATCATGGCGGATGGACCTCCGCTCAAGAAAGAGTTACGGGAACGGCCACACGCTCTGCAGCCGCACACGAGGGATCGCGTGATCATCTTCTGCAGTTGATTCCAACTCTGCAAGTGGACCAAAACATGTTCGAAATTGAAATGGATAACTTGACAATTTCGCTCTGTAAAAAGGTATATGATGCGACTGGTATTCCATGGAAACACCACCTGTGCAGTGAGCGCTTGCCGCTATTTATATACAGCACTCAGTCACCGCGGACACGCCTGGATTTCCAAAGGTTCTTGCGGCGCAGTATCAAAGCCCATGTCCAGCCCTTGCTGAATGTACTTTCCGAGAAACGGAGCTTGTCAGCTATACAGCTtgacgctgctgccgcacaGGAAATAGATATTTTGGTCGACTACCTCTCTTGGCAGATACCCAGTATCCGGCCTATCAGATGCAAGGCTGCCTGCCTGGTCCACGAGGGACCTGTCGCGGGCTTCAGCCGAGTGTTCTGGCTACAGCCAGGCTTGCGAGACTGGATCTCGCGTAAAAGAAGGCGCACGGGATGGCACATTGCCTACAGTCGCCGCACCAAAAGCAACGACAGTCGGCAGCTCTCGCTTGCCACTTTTGAAAGCGCGTTTTATGCATCAACCCCTCTTGTGTAA
- the SHR5 gene encoding Shr5p (Syntenic homolog of Saccharomyces cerevisiae YOL110W (SHR5); 1-intron), whose protein sequence is MPKSEATEATGSKSGPDLLEGGNNPLFFNCHEFLVTKYRELGEEVVREHTEDEALCITHFPNIYCPQGSVEFDRTRIVRLPRRFEESMHYPSFSTELPGHEPAALQREDEARFTPAGFHDGHVFGRSSLSPLSNYVSPEECRDVVRAINGYLKEAYRVQGTQNILFNALDVLTFYTVSLLLSYFRRRTQLEQLEDYVEEVNERFFEKRGIRIISPRRSAYLSLDIQIPRPVPPAARS, encoded by the exons ATGCCTAAATCAGAAGCCACGGAGGCCACAGGCTCGAAGAGCGGGCCAGACTTACTGGAGGGCGGTAATAATCCGCTTTTCTTCAATTGCCACGAGTTTCTTGTGACAAAGTATCGCGAGCTGGGAGAAGAGGTGGTGCGGGAGCACACGGAGGATGAAGCGCTGTGCATTACACACTTCCCCAACATATACTGTCCGCAGGGCTCGGTGGAGTTCGACAGAACGCGCATTGTGCGTCTGCCGCGGCGGTTCGAGGAGTCCATGCACTACCCCAGCTTCAGCACCGAGCTGCCGGGGCACGAACCtgccgcgctgcagcgggaGGATGAGGCGCGGTTTACGCCCGCGGGGTTCCACGACGGGCATGTGTTCGGGCGCTCGTCGCTGAGCCCGCTGTCGAACTACGTGAGCCCCGAGGAGTGCCGCGACGTCGTGCGGGCGATCAACGGCTATCTGAAGGAAGCATACCGCGTGCAAGGCACACAGAACATACTTTTCAATGCTCTGGACGTGTTGACCTTCTACACGGTcagcctgctgctgtcATACTTCCGGCGCCGTACGCAGTTGGAACAGCTCGAGGATTATGTGGAGGAGGTCAACGAGCGCTTCTTCGAGAAAAGGGGGATCCGCATTATTTCGCCTCGCCGCTCCGCGTACCTTTCG CTGGATATCCAGATACCCCGGCCAGTGCCGCCCGCGGCTCGTTCGTGA
- the MON2 gene encoding Mon2p (Syntenic homolog of Saccharomyces cerevisiae YNL297C (MON2)), producing the protein MASSDIFTSTVRQLTQDLHALASESKRRNSEVKHASDRSLQILRIVHSFEELERHPDFILPFVLSCKSGNAKFTSLSMQSLQRLAIHQSIPREQIEHVLEALIDSTQLAVEIQLKVLQIIPIFFKTYGKHIIGPLCAKMLRCCTTLLLTPSKAQVVVGTASATLKQLINDVFGRLKYPDADAELYDVLISNNETIKVNSYRYDANLLFTDLCSIYGSRSQQNTLLDSNCINEEYGLELLELVLLNYELLFLTHRDLLFLLRTKAVPLLLRYISSSKNFAIVVRSARCITLLIKVQYLTLLELELEVILSLLIHTLSPKSDTLLWRKALILEVFLNVIQDNTILLEVFKAYDVHESRKDVVFVLLETMTENFESNSLSELLNVSEFLPSGEQALLLNETAVSKNKLMDLLDKASAPSTDGTYIVFLLIAISNGISNSIGSKAVAASHDGDEKILEELCDMYTKIFDSIFKIQKKILYAGALDNQLFHSVLRAFQKLAHAAGILSLSSELSQCLRVFCLATIETTAEEEVPLESVQSPNATGMLNAISDTLRGVPTTPPSPKEEAKSSYRSLHQRNLSVFRALLSLSISLGPTLTGEHWEYILEAWQWTVYSISGPSHDLHNTPHSTSSPAIPKLIKNDTLAVEASINKLFESTRTYSYESFERFLLCLVEGAARLPQDPECNKATGARRVDVQGNVMDFHHHKVFYIDRISDLVKFNISRFTDPEGKNIWNKLSDFLISQATVHSSTDEDLRLYVTQVFMEIITKVATDAENLQQQYDSKFDIIGDRLLEALMKLNNAVLGFVNSSVHMSVSINVDFDILFHILRTLKDLVDNFGESLQDSWTTVLKILMPQFGIIKRSYENDSERGMDGGNLTEAIQQKHRDLVHISFKVFKLISDNFLETLPYPVIKDVIDTLFEFVQQDTDLNISFSSISQFWILGDYMRTMVTLPRDTGVTTDGIIQVPTPGKLPSNNTEGRDISDALWIYLLKTLVKCTNDSRLEIKKGAIQTFFRIVDSYSSSFPSWELVSEEVVEPLLSSAPNPREYIEYADFFSITLQGLVHLYPIYFADFRNKPWDKEWSWLFSFIQRLQSSQSFEARFIASHNLGELMSLIKDINDVPKGIVTSCYEIWSSYNVLYTELLPSSDKKNNISCLEEVIRSFIPLYRLLDKFELLTLRTVEDCLAIFNTAFRYPLLPEHVSDKKKLSILQSETLKALKQFPMNQDHAIELVIWYQLSSVMVLPFDTRKRIEQKLAGKLDGVSRNRIPTFEAVSYHASMMLLERINACNSFDDQFMNQKYLTKTLKNFYEPIKYKSMIELASEDSLPLWVVSSRCFNHIFASLFCHLKKYEDNKQNDWCGDLLEIYVKVLVAPLQRMDQVADIATEAHDISEYKKHRDLLLKYINLMAIDVNHIQPYVSSLWNNSFYYDFDAIEDHIINGSTNLQEITDKLVAFDFSNVIGSTEEPALLSKCNLTTICLEDLIQFCNNMEPGSKKLRSIAVPFLISRVAFVLRRYITDESLLNRAPLSKVKRLELVKVLNGLHDILDLRIGHVDEEVENLRVLYPLLLNTIPLSHKVGGLQDLLQKLSLRFNVLYT; encoded by the coding sequence ATGGCATCGAGCGACATATTCACCAGCACAGTCAGGCAGCTGACACAGGATCTGCACGCCCTAGCTTCGGAATCTAAGCGACGTAATTCGGAAGTGAAACATGCAAGCGATCGCTCGTTACAGATATTGCGGATAGTCCATAGTTTTGAAGAACTAGAACGACACCCAGACTTTATTCTTCCGTTCGTCCTCTCATGTAAGTCAGGAAATGCGAAGTTTACTTCGCTGTCAATGCAGAGTCTGCAGCGTCTGGCTATCCACCAGTCGATTCCACGGGAGCAGATAGAACATGTACTCGAAGCACTGATTGATTCCACACAGCTGGCCGTTGAGATTCAGCTAAAAGTTTTGCAGATTATCCCCATTTTCTTCAAGACATATGGTAAGCACATAATAGGGCCACTTTGCGCGAAGATGTTGCGGTGCTGCACTACGCTGTTACTAACACCGAGCAAGGCTCAAGTTGTTGTGGGGACCGCCAGCGCTACCTTGAAACAACTCATTAATGATGTATTTGGGAGGCTGAAATACCCTGATGCAGATGCAGAGCTGTACGATGTGCTTATCAGTAACAATGAAACCATAAAGGTTAACAGTTACCGATACGATGCGAATTTACTCTTCACGGACCTCTGCTCTATTTATGGCTCCCGAAGCCAGCAGAATACATTGCTGGATAGCAATTGCATAAATGAGGAGTATGGATTAGAGCTCCTAGAACTGGTTTTATTGAACTATGAATTATTATTTTTGACACACCGAGATCTGTTATTTCTGTTGCGAACAAAGGCGGTGCCGCTGCTATTGAGGTACATTTCCTCATCCAAAAATTTTGCAATTGTGGTTCGTAGCGCCAGATGTATTACACTTCTCATAAAGGTTCAGTATTTGACATTGCTGGAATTGGAATTGGAAGTTATTTTATCATTATTAATCCACACTCTGTCTCCTAAATCTGACACTTTATTGTGGAGGAAGGCATTAATTCTAGAGGTATTTTTGAACGTGATCCAGGACAATACTATTTTGCTCGAGGTTTTCAAGGCTTATGATGTTCATGAGAGCAGGAAGGACGTTGTTTTTGTCTTGTTAGAGACAATGACCGAAAACTTTGAGTCGAACTCACTCTCTGAACTGCTCAATGTTTCTGAATTTTTGCCCAGTGGTGAGCAGGCATTATTATTAAATGAGACTGCTGTATCCAAGAACAAGCTGATGGACCTTCTTGATAAAGCCTCTGCCCCATCGACAGATGGTACTTATATTGTCTTCCTACTAATAGCAATCTCCAATGGTATTTCCAATTCTATCGGCTCAAAAGCTGTAGCAGCCTCTCATGATGGAGACGAAAAGATTTTGGAGGAGCTTTGCGACATGTATACGAAGATCTTCGACAGCATCTTCAAAATTCAAAAGAAAATATTATATGCTGGAGCTTTAGACAATCAGTTGTTCCATAGTGTGCTTCGAGCCTTTCAAAAACTTGCCCACGCAGCAGGGATCCTTTCACTTTCCTCTGAGTTAAGTCAATGTCTGCGTGTTTTTTGCTTAGCTACCATCGAAACTAcagcagaagaagaagtGCCCTTAGAAAGCGTTCAATCCCCAAATGCGACTGGTATGTTGAATGCTATCAGTGATACTCTTCGTGGTGTCCCTACTACTCCACCAAGTCCGAAAGAGGAGGCAAAGTCAAGCTATAGATCACTCCATCAAAGAAACCTAAGCGTCTTTAGGGCGTTGCTTTCCCTGTCCATTTCACTAGGCCCCACTTTAACTGGAGAACATTGGGAATACATTTTGGAGGCATGGCAATGGACTGTATATTCCATTTCGGGCCCGTCACATGACCTTCATAACACCCCCCATAGTACGTCTTCCCCTGCCATTCCGAAGCTGATTAAGAATGATACCTTGGCTGTTGAAGCTAGCATCAATAAACTATTTGAAAGTACAAGAACATATTCTTATGAGAGCTTTGAAAGATTCTTACTGTGTTTGGTGGAAGGTGCTGCGCGATTACCTCAAGATCCTGAATGCAATAAAGCTACAGGTGCCCGCAGAGTAGATGTTCAAGGTAACGTCATGGATTTTCATCATCATAAAGTATTTTATATTGATCGCATCAGTGATCTCGTGAAGTTTAATATCTCGAGGTTTACAGACCCGGAAGGTAAAAATATATGGAATAAGTTATCTGATTTCTTAATTTCCCAAGCTACGGTGCATTCATCGACCGATGAGGATTTGCGCCTTTATGTGACTCAAGTGTTTATGGAGATTATTACTAAAGTAGCCACAGATGCGGAAAACCTACAGCAGCAATACGATTCTAAGTTTGATATTATTGGCGATAGACTGCTAGAGGCACTCATGAAATTAAATAATGCTGTTTTGGGCTTTGTAAACTCGTCGGTTCATATGTCAGTTTCAATAAACGTAGACTTCGACATATTATTCCACATTTTGAGGACATTGAAAGATCTAGTTGATAACTTTGGCGAAAGTTTACAAGATTCATGGACAACCGTCTTAAAGATTCTGATGCCTCAATTTGGAATTATCAAACGCTCTTATGAAAATGACAGCGAGCGAGGTATGGATGGTGGCAATTTAACAGAGGCTATCCAACAGAAGCACCGTGACCTCGTTCATATCTCTTTCAAAGTGTTCAAGCTGATATCCGATAATTTCTTGGAAACACTCCCATATCCTGTCATAAAAGATGTGATTGATACTTTATTCGAATTTGTACAGCAGGACACTGATTTGAATATATCATTTTCATCAATTAGCCAGTTTTGGATATTAGGCGACTATATGAGGACAATGGTTACTCTACCCCGAGACACCGGGGTAACAACAGACGGCATAATACAGGTGCCAACACCAGGAAAACTACCGTCCAATAATACTGAAGGGCGTGATATTTCTGATGCACTTTGGATATACCTTCTAAAGACCCTTGTGAAGTGTACTAATGATAGCCGTTTAGAAATTAAAAAAGGAGCTATCCAAACGTTTTTTAGGATTGTTGATTCTTATTCATCATCATTTCCATCATGGGAGTTGGTATCCGAGGAAGTTGTGGAGCCTCTGTTATCATCAGCTCCCAATCCACGGGAATATATTGAATATGCTGATTTCTTTTCTATAACTCTGCAGGGCTTGGTTCACCTTTATCCTATATATTTTGCGGATTTTAGGAATAAGCCTTGGGATAAGGAATGGTCCTGGTTGTTCTCTTTCATTCAAAGGCTGCAGTCAAGTCAATCTTTTGAAGCCCGTTTCATTGCATCTCATAATCTTGGGGAATTGATGTCTCTCATTAAGGATATCAATGACGTTCCAAAGGGTATAGTTACCTCTTGTTACGAAATATGGTCAAGTTACAATGTGCTTTACACAGAACTCCTGCCTTCAAGTGATAAGAAGAATAATATTAGTTGCCTTGAGGAAGTGATCCGCTCTTTTATACCACTCTACAGATTACTGGACAAATTCGAACTACTAACTCTACGAACAGTTGAGGATTGCCTTGCTATCTTCAACACAGCCTTCAGATATCCTTTACTTCCAGAACACGTTTCGGATAAGAAAAAACTATCAATTTTACAATCTGAAACTCTCAAGGCATTAAAACAATTTCCAATGAACCAAGATCATGCTATTGAACTAGTGATATGGTATCAGTTGAGCTCTGTCATGGTACTGCCTTTCGACACTAGAAAAAGAATTGAGCAAAAGTTAGCGGGTAAGCTGGATGGTGTATCAAGAAACAGAATACCAACATTTGAGGCTGTTAGCTATCATGCTAGCATGATGCTTTTGGAACGTATAAACGCATGCAATAGTTTTGACGACCAGTTCATGAATCAGAAATATCTGACAAAAACACTCAAAAACTTCTATGAACCGATTAAGTATAAGTCTATGATTGAATTGGCATCAGAGGATAGCTTACCATTATGGGTTGTATCCTCCAGATGTTTCAATCATATTTTTGCTTCCCTTTTTTGCCATCTAAAAAAGTACGAAGATAATAAGCAAAATGACTGGTGCGGTGACTTACTGGAAATATATGTCAAGGTTCTTGTAGCCCCTCTCCAACGCATGGACCAGGTTGCTGACATTGCTACCGAAGCGCATGATATCTCCGAATATAAGAAACATAGGGATCTTTTGCTGAAATATATCAATTTAATGGCGATAGATGTGAATCACATCCAGCCTTACGTTTCGTCGCTTTGGAATAATTCCTTTTACTACGACTTTGATGCAATTGAAGATCATATAATAAATGGGAGTACAAATCTGCAGGAAATTACGGATAAATTAGTTGCCTTCGATTTCTCGAACGTCATTGGTTCCACGGAGGAACCTGCATTGCTTTCCAAATGCAATTTAACGACTATTTGTCTCGAAGATTTGATACAGTTTTGCAATAATATGGAGCCCGGCTCCAAAAAATTACGGTCAATAGCGGTACCATTTCTGATTTCTCGGGTGGCCTTCGTGCTACGCCGATATATTACCGATGAATCATTGCTAAACAGGGCGCCATTATCTAAAGTTAAAAGACTCGAACTTGTAAAGGTATTGAATGGGCTGCACGATATTCTAGATCTTCGAATAGGACATGTTGATGAAGAAGTAGAGAATCTACGTGTACTTTATCCATTATTACTCAACACAATACCGTTATCTCATAAGGTCGGTGGGTTACAGGACCTATTACAAAAACTTTCTTTGAGATTTAACGTCTTATACACATAA
- the MDY2 gene encoding Mdy2p (Syntenic homolog of Saccharomyces cerevisiae YOL111C (MDY2)), whose protein sequence is MTNTEREFVNKFLTLAALEEPTRTRDYFKPLEQVKSIAVTLQPLKYKYNKQSRPRAGQGLEGNEVKLFLKSVRPPRFAHTALFAANDNVSQVKERLREIEPAVSTADLRLLLKGKVLNDGMILSDLKAPEAALMVLVQPHRENAPAAAAAPPRPESDGLDVAAVPTLDVPWDRISSTLEDALGDRGVAAATLTRLQRGWDLAG, encoded by the coding sequence ATGACTAACACTGAGAGAGAGTTCGTGAACAAGTTCTTAACGCTTGCAGCATTGGAAGAGCCTACCAGGACCAGGGACTACTTTAAGCCCCTCGAGCAGGTCAAATCCATAGCTGTTACATTACAGCCGTTGAAGTACAAATACAACAAACAGAGCCGTCCCCGGGCGGGACAGGGCTTGGAGGGCAACGAAGTCAAGTTGTTCTTGAAGTCAGTGCGGCCACCACGGTTTGCGCACACGGCGTTGTTTGCCGCCAATGACAATGTGTCTCAGGTGAAGGAGCGGTTGCGGGAGATAGAGCCTGCGGTGAGCACGGCGGATTTGAGGCTTTTGTTGAAGGGCAAGGTTCTGAACGATGGCATGATTCTTTCGGACCTGAAGGCTCCGGAGGCGGCACTAATGGTTCTAGTGCAGCCACACAGAGAAAAcgcgcctgctgcggcggccgcgccgcccagACCGGAAAGCGACGGGCTCGACGTGGCTGCGGTCCCCACGCTGGATGTGCCCTGGGACAGGATCTCTTCTACGCTCGAGGATGCGCTGGGTGATCGCGGCGTAGCCGCAGCTACGTTGACACGTCTACAACGCGGCTGGGATCTAGCAGGCTGA
- the MSB3 gene encoding Rab GTPase-activating protein MSB3 (Syntenic homolog of Saccharomyces cerevisiae YNL293W (MSB3) and YOL112W (MSB4)), with amino-acid sequence MAEVYQSALKSPSVPNLAKTAGGEATNRRRNTRSLHREDNLSLLDLYEGVDDTEEEREEEVVRPRAASAASAGRVPQRAVPRGRQAAGPGRGGDGLRGDGRPLFMHSATTVTSLHTEATSVVSMTTGGTITPTGTRRLTRSGSHCDRYGFKKQTQYVSEEAYDAWWEGYSKYCIRRKHKWRALLAKAGLGLDGDNPDRFPSKSEKLKRYVRKGIPAEWRGNAWWYFARGQEKLNKNRGVYDRLLAKINDPSERATLKDLDVIERDLNRTFPDNVHFQKSANSEQEPPMIRSLRRVLVAFSIYNPKIGYCQSMNFLSGLLLLFMDEEKAFWMLVIITSRYLPGVHNVNLEGVNIDQGVLMLCIKEYLPEFWSRIWPESDGKKASNRNEFLYKLPPMTLCTASWFMSCFIGIVPIETTLRIWDCLFYEESHILFKISLAIIRLSEPEFPQRQRRLKNRDDEDMEVFQVIQTFPKSLLDPNDIFDKVIFRKRIRFNSLNQEEIDRCRKYVMGQRQKLKNYTEIMGDRISDKGRDPRIHLDIINEALSSEEYGFRRNLTGVHWNNSIKERVRQLSKRK; translated from the coding sequence ATGGCCGAGGTGTATCAGTCAGCATTGAAGTCGCCGTCGGTGCCAAACTTGGCGAAAACGGCGGGGGGCGAGGCCACAAACAGGCGGCGCAACACACGGTCGCTGCACCGGGAGGACAATCTGAGCCTGCTGGACCTATACGAGGGCGTGGACGACacggaggaggagcgggaagaggaggtggtgcggccgcgggccgccagcgcggcgAGCGCAGGGCGCGTGCCGCAGCGGGCGGTGCCGCGGGGACGACAGGCGGCAGGGCCGGGGCGCGGTGGCGACGGCCTGCGGGGGGACGGGCGGCCGTTGTTCATGCACAGCGCGACGACGGTGACGTCGCTGCACACGGAGGCGACGAGCGTGGTGTCGATGACAACGGGCGGGACGATCACGCCGACGGGAACGCGGCGGCTGACGCGCAGCGGGTCGCACTGCGACCGGTATGGGTTCAAGAAGCAGACACAGTACGTGAGCGAGGAGGCGTACGACGCGTGGTGGGAGGGGTACTCGAAATACTGCATTCGGCGCAAGCACAAGTGgcgggcgctgctggcgaaGGCGGGGCTCGGGCTGGACGGCGACAACCCGGACCGGTTCCCGTCGAAGTCGGAGAAGTTAAAGCGCTATGTGCGCAAGGGCATTCCGGCAGAGTGGCGCGGCAATGCGTGGTGGTACTTTGCGCGCGGGCAGGAGAAGCTGAACAAGAACCGGGGCGTGTACGACCGGCTGCTGGCGAAGATCAACGACCCCAGCGAGCGGGCGACCCTCAAAGACCTCGACGTGATCGAGCGGGACTTAAACCGGACGTTTCCGGACAACGTGCACTTCCAGAAAAGTGCGAACTCCGAGCAGGAGCCGCCGATGATCCGCTCGCTGCGGCGCGTTCTGGTTGCATTTTCTATCTACAACCCCAAGATTGGCTACTGCCAGTCCATGAACTTTCTGTCGGGGCTCCTGCTGTTGTTTATGGATGAGGAGAAGGCGTTCTGGATGTTGGTGATCATTACGTCCCGATACCTTCCCGGAGTACACAACGTGAACCTCGAGGGTGTCAATATAGACCAGGGCGTCTTGATGCTATGCATTAAGGAGTATCTGCCGGAGTTCTGGAGCCGCATATGGCCGGAGAGCGACGGTAAGAAGGCTTCAAACAGAAATGAGTTCCTCTACAAGTTGCCGCCGATGACCTTGTGCACCGCCAGCTGGTTCATGAGCTGCTTCATCGGCATCGTGCCAATTGAGACGACCCTGCGCATCTGGGACTGTCTCTTCTACGAGGAATCGCATATTCTGTTTAAAATTTCGCTAGCCATTATCAGGTTGAGCGAGCCCGAGTTTCCGCAGCGTCAGCGGCGGCTGAAGAACCGCGACGACGAAGACATGGAGGTCTTCCAGGTGATTCAGACATTTCCAAAAAGTTTGCTCGATCCTAACGACATATTCGATAAAGTCATCTTCCGAAAGCGCATCCGCTTCAACAGCTTGAACCAGGAAGAAATTGACCGATGCCGCAAGTACGTCATGGGCCAGCGCCAGAAGCTCAAAAATTACACCGAGATCATGGGCGACCGCATTTCTGATAAAGGCCGCGACCCGCGCATCCACCTCGACATCATCAACGAGGCGCTATCCTCCGAGGAGTACGGCTTCCGCCGCAATCTCACCGGAGTTCACTGGAATAACAGTATTAAGGAGCGGGTCCGGCAGCTTAGTAAGAGAAAATAG
- the RIM21 gene encoding Rim21p (Syntenic homolog of Saccharomyces cerevisiae YNL294C (RIM21)) — MVQRTRWRYSAIAHNYNSCRPMELGAGIAVGAWDGVWARARSAEFVAATDMGDPVYSAFMRYDDSAPLHAAVAADWATYVAADFNGGPFKYSIFPILYSFTASLVVTMGLTVIVFFNVRTKPHRGVPKLLRVAAVLACGNLLTFVVRAMMQLGRDHAEGVVPMNHILDMLWTDTAFNTVDILAVLILQLCQVQTVMRFFTRFQEKRLISLCGILLAVLSQVLWAIPPYSEAVSNHFMPLDDDKDMDVLPPFVYLVRIAQAGSYASFVLMHVFAKKKLCVQSVQMFLLTVLTVVVVVLQPAFFITDVTNVWIDNLSEIFSTTCYMGSTVIVWEWSNRLSILEARRQAQSILGRPVYEDEEQGYNFARYALKIQTALTSKSDEGDTTSATTFAAPRSARFEGKGGPQSPVYVQEGEQQAVMAFNKRMGTRALAHHVLDSIIYYTDKVVVKGLGNLSASLPSKTSSATSVRGRVRKRIGLEGANDVFVYRTKDLVFDSDEDIPRT; from the coding sequence ATGGTACAGCGAACGAGATGGCGATACTCGGCCATCGCGCACAACTACAACAGCTGCCGGCCGATGGAGCTGGGGGCGGGGATTGCGGTGGGGGCGTGGGACGGAGTgtgggcgcgggcgcggagcGCGGAGTTCGTGGCGGCGACCGACATGGGGGACCCGGTGTACTCTGCGTTCATGCGGTACGACGAcagcgcgccgctgcacgcggcggtggcggcggaCTGGGCGACCTACGTGGCGGCGGACTTCAACGGGGGGCCGTTCAAGTACAGCATCTTCCCGATCCTGTATTCGTTCACGGCGAGCTTGGTGGTCACGATGGGGCTGACGGTGATCGTGTTCTTCAACGTGCGGACGAAGCCGCATCGGGGGGTGCcgaagctgctgcgggtGGCGGCGGTGCTGGCGTGCGGGAACCTGCTGACGTTTGTGGTACGCGCGATGATGCAGCTGGGGCGGGACCACGCGGAGGGCGTAGTACCGATGAACCACATCCTGGACATGCTGTGGACGGACACGGCGTTCAATACGGTAGACATCCTGGCGGTGCTGATCCTGCAGCTGTGCCAGGTGCAGACGGTGATGCGGTTCTTCACGCGCTTCCAGGAGAAGCGGCTGATCTCGCTGTGCGGCATCCTGCTGGCCGTGCTGTCACAGGTGCTGTGGGCGATCCCGCCGTACTCAGAGGCGGTGAGCAACCACTTCATGCCCCTGGACGACGACAAGGACATGGACGTGCTGCCGCCGTTTGTATACCTGGTGCGGATTGCACAGGCGGGCTCGTACGCGAGCTTTGTGCTGATGCACGTCTTCGCGAAGAAGAAGCTCTGTGTCCAGTCGGTGCAGATGTTTCTGCTGACGGTTCTGACAGTGGTTGTGGTTGTGCTGCAGCCTGCGTTCTTCATTACGGACGTCACGAACGTGTGGATCGACAATCTGAGCGAAATATTTAGCACGACATGCTACATGGGCTCTACGGTGATAGTATGGGAGTGGAGCAACCGGCTGTCCATACTGGAGGCCAGGCGCCAGGCGCAGAGCATTCTGGGGCGGCCGGTGTATGAGGACGAGGAGCAGGGGTACAACTTTGCGCGATATGCGCTGAAGATTCAGACCGCATTGACCAGCAAGTCAGATGAAGGCGACACCACATCAGCGACTACCTTTGCTGCACCGAGATCTGCGCGCTTCGAAGGGAAAGGCGGGCCCCAATCCCCAGTCTATGTTCAAGAGGGCGAACAGCAGGCCGTCATGGCATTCAATAAGCGAATGGGCACTCGAGCGTTGGCACATCATGTGCTGGATAGCATCATATACTACACAGACAAGGTGGTGGTGAAGGGGCTTGGAAATTTGTCCGCGAGCTTACCTTCCAAGACCTCCTCGGCGACAAGCGTCAGGGGTCGTGTAAGGAAACGCATTGGTCTCGAAGGCGCAAATGATGTCTTTGTATACCGCACAAAAGACCTGGTATTCGATAGTGATGAAGATATACCCAGAACCTAA